In the genome of Petrotoga sp. 9PWA.NaAc.5.4, one region contains:
- a CDS encoding uracil-DNA glycosylase: MILYGNEEKKERLEMIANRIEKCEKCPLYLSRTNTVAGSGNVDSPIMFVGEGPGADEDAMGEPFVGKAGQLLEKMLKDLAKLERKDVFITNIVKCRPPQNRVPTSEEIVACQSYLDAQIITIKPQVIVTLGNTPLNYFTGKSKITEERGHFFDWYGNIKIFATFHPSYLLRNQSSSKGSPKWFAYLDMKAIGIMYRALIQGKAVEEVIQKIEEQIRSLESSGGI; the protein is encoded by the coding sequence ATGATCTTATATGGAAATGAAGAAAAAAAAGAAAGATTAGAAATGATAGCTAATAGAATTGAAAAATGTGAGAAATGTCCTCTATACCTATCAAGAACGAATACTGTTGCTGGTTCAGGAAATGTTGACTCGCCAATAATGTTTGTGGGTGAAGGTCCAGGGGCAGACGAAGATGCTATGGGTGAACCTTTTGTAGGCAAAGCCGGTCAATTGCTTGAAAAAATGTTGAAAGACTTAGCAAAATTGGAAAGAAAAGATGTGTTTATCACAAATATAGTAAAATGTCGTCCTCCGCAAAATAGAGTCCCAACAAGTGAAGAAATAGTCGCTTGTCAGTCTTATCTTGATGCTCAAATAATAACTATTAAACCTCAAGTTATAGTTACTCTTGGAAATACTCCTTTGAATTACTTCACAGGAAAAAGTAAAATAACAGAGGAAAGAGGACATTTTTTTGATTGGTATGGAAATATAAAAATTTTTGCAACTTTTCACCCCAGTTATTTGTTAAGAAATCAAAGCAGTTCTAAAGGTTCTCCAAAATGGTTTGCATACCTTGATATGAAAGCTATAGGAATCATGTATCGAGCTTTGATCCAAGGTAAGGCAGTAGAAGAAGTTATTCAAAAAATAGAGGAACAAATTAGGAGTTTGGAATCCTCTGGAGGGATTTAA
- a CDS encoding 5-formyltetrahydrofolate cyclo-ligase yields MRKIMIEKRKNLDNGSYVNFSQIIVKKLKNILYKISFSSIALYYPINKEVDIIPAIEELLENSKYVYLPKIIGKKMFMAKVDSLDNLKKSNFNIPEPVTDDFSSLIDIYVIPAIAYDFQKYRIGYGGGYYDRYFQENKKTFLIGTIFDFQLVESFIKHENDLKVDLVITEKRILNSY; encoded by the coding sequence ATAAGAAAAATTATGATTGAAAAGAGAAAAAATTTAGATAACGGAAGTTACGTTAATTTTTCTCAAATTATAGTAAAAAAGCTAAAAAATATACTTTATAAAATAAGTTTTTCTTCTATAGCATTGTATTATCCTATAAATAAGGAAGTTGACATTATTCCTGCTATAGAGGAACTTTTAGAAAATTCCAAGTATGTTTATTTACCAAAAATCATCGGTAAAAAGATGTTTATGGCTAAAGTAGACAGTTTGGATAATTTAAAAAAAAGCAATTTCAATATTCCTGAACCCGTTACTGATGATTTTTCTTCATTAATTGATATTTATGTTATTCCAGCAATAGCTTATGATTTTCAAAAATATAGAATTGGTTATGGTGGAGGATATTATGATAGATATTTTCAAGAAAACAAAAAAACCTTTTTAATAGGAACCATTTTTGATTTTCAATTAGTTGAATCTTTTATTAAGCATGAAAATGATTTAAAAGTTGATTTAGTTATCACAGAAAAAAGAATACTTAATTCTTATTAA
- the smc gene encoding chromosome segregation protein SMC, whose product MKLLSLEIEGFKSFAKRTVFNLDKNIIAIVGPNGSGKSNIVDAIRWLLGEQSQKQIRISEKSDILFIGNNGHDSSNQAKVSLVLEDKEKKLVKISKVLEKDSSNKYFVNNKLVTLKDLQNVFDNGLGKNFYSIIGQGQIGEIVNSSAENIRDIVLDASNISRYLEKKKNSLILLEKSQENLERVNDLLFVIDKRLKSLAIRAGRAKKYLEYVNEIQRIGKVYFGSSKISLIKEIKEREIQLNDNEQKIKELLTKLFEVERNYRSLKDEMENVDEELTKNGDLVESYRKRLQNIEDEKEKLTEELNNYNSKLMNKNWQNTSLKENISSLEKKLKETASQEEEFKKLKEKKEKEFSLKEETKKKLISNIELLEKKMRTFQSDLNTLTLNIKSLQEKINEYDKKTLNNQNKINLLKEQKTTLENRKKKNLEKLQEIENELMHTKDAQAKFETLSKKETDELKNIEEKYKNLSKELDNLIQEEKSLHYSYESLQKQINEYEGFSGITKDFFKTFKDDPNVVDVVANLIETDEKYEEAVSTIAGSRLQNIVIKDSNQAKKYLNHLKQNNSGKITFLPLDLLKTNLILKEKYLNEPGTIGFLINLINFDDKYKKVMEYVFSNALLVDNIETAINLSKMNYNGNIVTLSGELVSSYGAITGGKSKYDYSSTLLKRKRELTETEKRLLAVKSELKNKISIFESLKAEISNKKEKLEKLKDDLRDIFAKKSIHDSNFKNIKEDILDITNQLEQIEEKLVNFEEENKQQLQQINVMNNELAKSQEEYSKIQEEFKKTTEEVAKGKRTLEDLEKELLSDSMELKSLKEKYDFYQSQKINLSKELETLKEQIEQSTTESIRIEEEVKKIRATLLQIEQEKTFLNDEITKLFDIMKKSRSGKYNKSQDLEKYENERNKLKEMVNELRSKNQKIEFEIKETEHKIEFLKEKARNLDINENEFELKELLESDIKALENRIKDLEESLRKLGSVDLTVLNEYEEVEKEYEENRKNKEDILNSINSLKNSILKLDEEAETQYSKFFEELNKEFGHFISKLFSNGFGELKQIGEGKSFEKGIQISVKKAGRNFQKLSLFSGGEKALIAIAFLFALMNLNPSPFYILDEIDAPLDDINASKIADLIVENAQKSQFLIITHNKLVMEIAEVFYGITMRDGITFVVPVDFKELER is encoded by the coding sequence TTGAAACTTCTTTCATTAGAGATAGAAGGCTTTAAAAGTTTTGCGAAAAGGACTGTTTTTAACTTAGATAAAAATATTATAGCTATAGTTGGTCCCAACGGTTCAGGAAAATCGAATATCGTTGATGCTATAAGGTGGCTATTAGGAGAACAATCTCAGAAACAAATTAGAATTTCTGAAAAATCCGACATACTTTTCATTGGAAATAATGGACATGATTCATCAAATCAAGCGAAAGTTTCCTTAGTTTTAGAAGATAAAGAAAAAAAACTTGTTAAAATTTCAAAAGTTTTAGAAAAAGACTCGTCCAATAAATATTTTGTGAACAACAAATTGGTTACGCTAAAAGATTTGCAGAATGTCTTTGACAATGGACTGGGTAAAAATTTTTATTCAATAATCGGACAAGGGCAAATAGGAGAAATAGTAAATTCATCTGCTGAAAATATTAGAGACATAGTTTTAGACGCCTCTAATATCTCAAGATATCTTGAAAAAAAGAAGAATTCGTTGATTCTTTTAGAAAAGTCCCAAGAAAATTTAGAAAGAGTGAATGATTTATTATTTGTTATAGATAAAAGACTAAAATCGCTCGCAATTAGAGCTGGAAGAGCTAAAAAATATTTGGAATATGTGAATGAAATACAAAGAATCGGGAAAGTATATTTTGGCTCTTCTAAAATTTCACTTATTAAAGAGATAAAAGAACGTGAAATTCAATTAAATGATAATGAGCAAAAAATAAAAGAGTTACTGACAAAATTGTTCGAGGTTGAGAGAAATTATAGAAGTCTAAAAGACGAAATGGAGAATGTTGATGAAGAATTAACCAAAAACGGGGATCTTGTAGAAAGTTACAGAAAAAGGCTACAAAATATTGAAGATGAAAAAGAAAAATTAACTGAAGAACTTAATAATTATAATTCAAAACTTATGAATAAAAATTGGCAAAATACATCTTTAAAAGAAAATATAAGTTCTTTGGAAAAAAAGTTAAAAGAAACTGCCTCACAAGAAGAAGAATTCAAAAAGTTAAAAGAAAAAAAAGAAAAAGAGTTTTCTCTAAAAGAAGAAACTAAGAAAAAACTTATAAGTAATATAGAACTTTTAGAAAAAAAGATGAGAACTTTTCAATCAGATTTAAATACTTTAACTTTAAACATAAAATCTTTACAAGAAAAAATCAATGAATATGATAAAAAAACTTTAAACAACCAAAACAAAATTAATCTATTAAAAGAACAAAAAACCACTTTAGAAAATAGAAAGAAGAAAAATTTAGAAAAATTGCAAGAAATAGAAAATGAATTAATGCATACAAAAGATGCTCAAGCTAAATTTGAAACGTTATCTAAAAAAGAAACTGATGAGTTAAAAAACATAGAAGAAAAATATAAAAACTTATCTAAAGAATTAGATAATCTAATTCAAGAAGAAAAAAGTCTTCATTATTCTTATGAATCTTTGCAAAAACAAATTAATGAATATGAAGGATTTTCAGGGATAACTAAGGACTTTTTCAAAACTTTTAAAGACGACCCAAACGTAGTGGACGTAGTTGCTAATTTAATAGAAACAGATGAAAAATACGAAGAAGCTGTTTCAACCATCGCTGGTTCAAGATTACAAAATATTGTTATAAAGGACTCTAACCAAGCAAAAAAATATTTAAATCATCTAAAACAAAATAACAGCGGGAAAATTACCTTTTTACCTCTTGATTTATTAAAAACCAATTTGATATTGAAAGAAAAATATTTAAACGAACCTGGTACAATTGGATTTTTAATAAATCTGATAAACTTTGATGATAAATATAAAAAAGTTATGGAATATGTTTTTTCTAATGCTTTACTTGTTGATAACATTGAGACAGCAATTAATTTATCAAAAATGAATTATAATGGAAATATTGTGACTTTAAGCGGAGAATTAGTATCAAGTTACGGAGCAATAACCGGAGGAAAATCTAAATATGATTATTCTTCTACCCTTTTAAAAAGAAAAAGGGAACTTACTGAAACCGAAAAAAGACTTTTAGCAGTTAAAAGCGAATTGAAAAACAAGATATCAATCTTTGAAAGTTTAAAGGCAGAAATATCTAATAAAAAAGAAAAATTAGAAAAATTGAAAGATGATTTGAGAGATATCTTTGCAAAAAAAAGTATCCATGATTCTAATTTTAAAAATATAAAAGAGGACATTTTAGATATAACAAATCAATTAGAACAAATTGAAGAAAAACTTGTGAATTTTGAAGAGGAAAATAAACAGCAACTTCAGCAAATTAATGTTATGAACAATGAACTTGCTAAAAGTCAAGAAGAATACTCCAAAATTCAAGAAGAATTCAAAAAAACAACTGAAGAAGTTGCTAAGGGAAAAAGAACTTTGGAAGATCTCGAAAAAGAATTATTGAGCGATTCTATGGAATTGAAAAGTTTAAAAGAAAAATATGATTTTTATCAATCTCAAAAAATAAATTTATCCAAGGAATTAGAGACGCTTAAAGAACAAATTGAACAATCTACTACAGAATCCATCAGAATAGAGGAAGAAGTCAAAAAAATTAGAGCGACTCTTCTTCAAATAGAACAAGAAAAAACATTTTTAAATGATGAAATAACAAAGTTATTTGATATTATGAAGAAAAGTAGAAGTGGAAAGTATAATAAATCTCAAGATTTGGAAAAATATGAAAACGAAAGAAACAAACTTAAAGAAATGGTGAATGAATTAAGAAGTAAAAACCAAAAGATAGAGTTTGAAATAAAAGAAACAGAACATAAGATAGAATTTCTTAAAGAAAAAGCCCGAAATCTTGATATAAACGAAAATGAATTTGAATTAAAAGAATTACTTGAAAGCGATATAAAGGCTTTAGAAAATAGAATTAAAGATTTAGAAGAATCTCTCAGAAAACTTGGATCCGTTGATTTGACAGTATTAAACGAATATGAAGAAGTAGAAAAAGAATATGAAGAAAATAGGAAAAACAAAGAAGATATTTTAAATTCAATAAATTCTCTAAAAAATTCTATTTTAAAACTTGATGAAGAAGCGGAAACACAGTATAGTAAATTTTTTGAAGAATTGAATAAAGAGTTTGGACATTTTATTTCAAAACTTTTCAGTAATGGATTTGGTGAGCTAAAACAAATAGGTGAAGGTAAATCATTTGAAAAAGGGATACAAATATCCGTTAAAAAGGCTGGAAGAAACTTCCAAAAGTTGTCTCTTTTTTCCGGTGGAGAAAAAGCCTTAATAGCTATTGCTTTTTTGTTTGCATTAATGAATTTAAATCCAAGCCCTTTTTATATCTTAGATGAAATTGATGCGCCATTAGATGATATAAATGCTTCTAAGATTGCTGACCTAATAGTTGAAAATGCTCAAAAATCACAATTTTTAATAATAACTCACAATAAATTGGTTATGGAAATTGCAGAAGTTTTTTATGGAATAACAATGAGAGATGGTATAACCTTTGTAGTTCCTGTCGATTTTAAGGAGCTTGAAAGATGA
- a CDS encoding nitrilase-related carbon-nitrogen hydrolase, with protein sequence MFKVSVVQYRPELFNIERNVEYVINLVKDVETDFIVFPELAFTGYAYSSKEELEKTFESPLEDKGYAFNTFREFSKDYGINIVYGFNEKIEGNFFNSAILITKEGSFKIYRKTHLFYKEKLFFEPGNTGFWVTEIEGVKVGLAICFDWYFPESFRTLALLGADIIFHPANLVMPYCQEANKIRSLENKVYIATSNIWGNEKNGNLEYSFTGKSQITSPSGEVILRLPEEGDCIETIEANEYNARIKEINKYNDLFKDRKPIYYFHS encoded by the coding sequence ATGTTTAAAGTATCAGTAGTTCAATACAGACCGGAACTTTTTAATATTGAAAGAAACGTTGAATATGTTATTAATTTGGTAAAAGATGTAGAAACCGATTTTATAGTTTTTCCTGAATTAGCTTTTACAGGTTATGCTTATTCTTCAAAAGAAGAATTAGAAAAAACATTTGAATCGCCACTTGAAGATAAAGGATATGCTTTTAATACTTTTAGAGAATTTTCAAAAGACTATGGAATAAATATTGTTTATGGTTTTAATGAAAAGATAGAGGGAAATTTTTTTAATTCAGCAATTCTTATTACTAAAGAAGGCAGTTTTAAAATATATAGAAAAACTCATCTGTTTTACAAAGAAAAACTTTTTTTCGAACCTGGTAATACAGGATTTTGGGTAACAGAGATTGAAGGGGTAAAAGTGGGTTTAGCTATTTGTTTTGATTGGTACTTTCCGGAATCTTTTAGAACTCTTGCCTTATTGGGTGCCGATATAATTTTTCATCCGGCGAATCTTGTTATGCCATACTGCCAAGAGGCAAATAAAATAAGATCTTTAGAAAATAAGGTTTATATTGCTACTTCAAATATTTGGGGCAATGAGAAGAACGGTAATTTAGAATATTCATTTACTGGTAAAAGTCAGATAACTTCACCAAGTGGTGAAGTTATTCTTAGATTACCAGAAGAGGGAGATTGTATTGAAACAATAGAAGCAAACGAATATAACGCTCGCATTAAAGAAATAAATAAATACAATGATTTATTCAAAGATAGAAAACCTATTTATTATTTTCACTCTTAA
- the dnaK gene encoding molecular chaperone DnaK: MSDKEYVVGIDLGTTFSAIAWVKPDGNVEVIPNAEGKRTTPSIVSFTKDGQILVGEPAKRQAILNSERTVRSIKRYMGSDYTIKIDDKVYTPQQISAFILKKLVKDAEEYLGGKIKKAVITVPAYFNDAQRQATKEAGEIAGLQVLRIINEPTAASIAFGLDRSKDERKIVVYDLGGGTFDVSILEIGDDIIEVISTSGNNHLGGDDFDQRIIDWLANEFQKEYNVDLKKDKQALQRLKEAAETAKIELSSKLETEINLPFITVVDGQPVHLEKKLTRAKFEELIRDLVESTKGPIENAMRDAKLTPDDIDAVLLVGGSTRIPCVQKLVTDYFGKEPSKSVNPDEAVAIGAAVQASIMTGETDRELVLVDVTPLSLGVEVKGGLMEVIISRNTKIPVKKSKVFTTAVDGQTEVEIRVYQGERPLAQDNFFLGSFKLTGIPPAPRGVPQIEVTFDIDTNGIVNVSAKDLGTQKQQSMVVTGRQKLSKDQIDKMIKEAREYEEQDKKLREKVELKNQADDLIYQTEKVLKENGDKIPEDLKATLESKIRDLREALEEDNLGKIKILMDELQQEVMKIGQYFYQNQNPGATTSPTGQGDEQE, encoded by the coding sequence ATGAGTGATAAAGAATACGTTGTCGGAATAGATTTAGGAACGACTTTTTCAGCAATTGCATGGGTAAAACCAGATGGTAATGTTGAAGTAATCCCAAATGCCGAAGGTAAAAGAACAACTCCTTCAATAGTTTCTTTTACAAAAGATGGGCAAATATTGGTGGGAGAACCTGCAAAAAGACAAGCTATATTGAATTCTGAAAGAACTGTAAGATCTATAAAAAGGTACATGGGTAGTGATTATACAATTAAAATAGATGATAAAGTATACACTCCTCAACAGATAAGTGCTTTTATATTAAAGAAATTAGTAAAAGATGCAGAAGAATATTTGGGGGGTAAAATTAAAAAAGCTGTTATAACAGTACCTGCTTACTTTAACGATGCCCAAAGGCAAGCCACCAAAGAGGCTGGAGAAATAGCAGGATTGCAAGTTTTAAGAATTATCAATGAACCTACAGCTGCTTCAATAGCCTTCGGATTAGATAGATCGAAAGATGAGAGGAAAATTGTAGTTTACGATTTAGGTGGAGGAACTTTTGATGTTTCTATATTAGAAATCGGAGACGATATTATAGAAGTTATATCAACATCTGGAAACAATCATTTAGGTGGAGACGATTTTGATCAAAGAATAATAGATTGGTTAGCAAATGAATTTCAAAAAGAATACAACGTTGATCTGAAAAAGGATAAACAAGCGCTTCAAAGATTAAAAGAAGCTGCCGAAACAGCAAAAATAGAACTTTCTAGTAAATTAGAAACAGAGATTAATTTACCTTTTATAACTGTTGTCGATGGACAGCCGGTTCATTTAGAAAAGAAATTAACAAGGGCAAAATTTGAGGAACTCATAAGAGATTTGGTGGAATCAACAAAAGGTCCAATAGAAAATGCTATGAGAGATGCTAAACTAACTCCTGACGACATTGATGCGGTTTTGTTAGTAGGAGGATCAACGAGAATTCCGTGTGTTCAAAAATTAGTAACTGATTACTTTGGGAAGGAACCTTCTAAAAGTGTTAACCCAGATGAAGCGGTTGCTATTGGTGCAGCTGTTCAAGCTTCTATTATGACGGGTGAAACTGATAGAGAATTGGTTTTAGTTGATGTTACTCCATTGTCCTTAGGAGTAGAAGTAAAAGGTGGCTTGATGGAAGTCATTATTTCAAGGAATACAAAGATTCCTGTAAAAAAATCTAAGGTATTCACAACAGCTGTTGATGGCCAAACAGAAGTAGAAATAAGAGTATATCAAGGAGAAAGACCACTTGCTCAGGATAATTTCTTTTTAGGTAGTTTTAAACTTACCGGTATTCCACCTGCGCCAAGAGGGGTGCCACAAATAGAAGTTACTTTTGACATAGATACAAATGGAATAGTAAACGTATCAGCTAAGGATTTGGGAACTCAAAAACAACAATCAATGGTAGTGACTGGAAGACAAAAATTGAGTAAAGATCAAATTGATAAAATGATAAAAGAAGCTCGAGAATACGAAGAACAAGATAAAAAACTCAGAGAAAAGGTTGAGTTAAAGAATCAAGCAGATGATTTAATATATCAAACAGAAAAAGTTTTGAAAGAGAATGGAGACAAAATTCCTGAAGATTTAAAAGCAACTTTGGAATCAAAAATTCGAGATTTAAGAGAAGCTTTAGAAGAAGATAACCTTGGAAAGATAAAAATTTTAATGGATGAGTTACAGCAAGAAGTAATGAAAATTGGTCAATATTTTTATCAAAATCAGAATCCTGGAGCTACTACAAGTCCAACGGGTCAAGGTGACGAACAAGAATAA
- a CDS encoding methylated-DNA--[protein]-cysteine S-methyltransferase, whose protein sequence is MKFIIEVEVGSIVVFIENTKITKVHLKNEKLGNKFDKYTKTYFELLYNFLFGDLERVPEEFFVLPGKTVFAKKVYQELYNTKKGCVLTYKELAIRSENPKAYRAVGSLMKNNPLPIIIPCHRVIKSDGNIGNYSSGVAWKIFLLNIEKRHNYRKEGEKIYVSK, encoded by the coding sequence ATGAAATTTATAATAGAAGTTGAGGTTGGAAGTATTGTTGTTTTTATAGAAAACACTAAAATTACAAAAGTACATCTTAAGAATGAAAAACTCGGAAATAAATTTGATAAGTATACAAAAACATATTTTGAGCTTTTGTATAATTTTTTATTTGGAGATTTGGAAAGAGTTCCGGAAGAATTCTTTGTTTTACCGGGTAAGACTGTTTTCGCAAAAAAAGTATACCAAGAGCTTTATAATACAAAAAAAGGTTGTGTGTTAACATATAAAGAATTGGCTATTAGATCTGAGAATCCCAAAGCTTATAGAGCTGTAGGGTCACTTATGAAAAATAATCCTTTGCCTATAATTATTCCTTGCCATAGAGTAATTAAGAGCGATGGAAATATTGGAAATTATTCGTCAGGAGTTGCATGGAAAATTTTTTTGTTAAATATTGAAAAACGACATAATTATAGAAAAGAAGGTGAAAAAATATATGTCTCAAAATAA
- a CDS encoding nicotinate phosphoribosyltransferase codes for MSQNNSAKRLHPNLFKVPIDKVRMGYYTDKYFTRYVEVLKKDNRKVNVTYQFFPRSDCVVVGIDEALAILRFGTGYYKDEKKAVELFNEILRIEKAIQDASTRMDKEELLRLTSQKWDLRMLLNNLWVDKWDEIEILSLFDGDEAKNMEPVFVIQGNPAFFGHLETLLLGVMARATSTATAVKKVVRASRGKPILFFSARFDHFWVQTTDGYAALKAGAFGVSTDANADYWGVESLGTIPHALIAAYNGSTSQAAIVFDKYIDEHVNRMVLVDWNNDVIGTTIEVTKNFYEYVYGKKPDVESGELEKIIGEGKNKIWAVRFDTAGNLRDKSVVPKDRSSLGVNPEMVWRARTEFDKLGMKNLKIMVSGGFDEEKIDLFETLQVPVDLYGVGSSLLKKKVDFTADIVEVDGNPCAKVGRKKGDYSRLTTVPKNYWD; via the coding sequence ATGTCTCAAAATAATTCTGCAAAAAGATTACACCCTAACCTTTTTAAGGTACCTATTGACAAAGTTAGAATGGGGTACTACACAGACAAATATTTTACAAGGTATGTTGAGGTTCTTAAAAAGGACAACAGAAAGGTCAATGTAACTTACCAATTTTTTCCTCGGAGTGATTGTGTAGTTGTAGGAATAGATGAAGCATTAGCTATTTTAAGATTTGGTACAGGTTACTATAAAGATGAAAAAAAAGCAGTTGAATTATTTAATGAAATTTTAAGAATAGAAAAAGCTATACAAGATGCTTCTACCAGGATGGACAAAGAAGAGTTGCTAAGATTAACTTCACAAAAATGGGATTTAAGAATGCTTTTAAATAATCTATGGGTTGATAAATGGGATGAAATAGAGATCTTATCTCTTTTTGATGGAGACGAAGCAAAAAATATGGAACCTGTTTTTGTTATTCAAGGGAATCCCGCTTTTTTTGGGCATCTTGAAACACTTTTATTAGGAGTAATGGCAAGAGCAACAAGCACCGCGACAGCTGTCAAAAAAGTTGTTAGAGCGTCAAGAGGTAAACCTATTTTATTTTTTAGTGCTCGATTCGATCATTTCTGGGTTCAAACCACCGACGGTTATGCTGCACTAAAAGCTGGTGCTTTTGGTGTTTCAACAGATGCAAACGCAGACTACTGGGGTGTTGAATCCTTAGGAACCATTCCTCATGCTTTAATTGCAGCATACAACGGTAGTACTTCACAAGCAGCTATTGTATTTGACAAATATATTGATGAGCATGTTAATAGGATGGTACTTGTAGACTGGAATAATGATGTAATAGGAACTACCATTGAAGTAACAAAAAATTTCTACGAATATGTCTATGGAAAAAAACCAGATGTTGAATCGGGAGAATTAGAAAAAATTATTGGAGAAGGGAAAAATAAAATTTGGGCTGTCAGGTTTGACACTGCAGGTAATCTTAGAGATAAATCTGTTGTTCCTAAGGATAGATCTTCATTAGGTGTTAATCCAGAAATGGTCTGGAGAGCGCGAACAGAATTTGATAAATTAGGAATGAAAAATTTAAAAATAATGGTTTCTGGGGGCTTTGACGAAGAAAAAATAGACCTTTTTGAGACATTACAAGTACCGGTAGATCTATATGGTGTTGGTTCTTCTTTGTTGAAGAAAAAAGTAGATTTTACGGCCGATATAGTTGAAGTTGATGGAAACCCTTGTGCTAAAGTTGGTAGAAAAAAAGGTGATTATTCGAGACTGACCACAGTACCGAAAAACTACTGGGACTAA
- a CDS encoding enolase C-terminal domain-like protein, producing MNKRKRDVYYWQERIFLKNMDVQWQESTVFKIADEKGIEGIGAATPNNYFGETFKTTMAVIEHLRDLIENENEINKIQNVEDKMSKAIKRDNAAKTVVNLAICDYINKKYGFDIVDILFPVDQKEFQEKLFRVFWKENLNITDIIDNYYNKDYILKIEFLEKPTIQDFFNLSQILIGKKIWLDLKGLFNFHELNKILEILKDVKIVSLEQPLERNKESKIMGFLEKYQIFWDESIESENDILRLYNMCNGVVLDITKVGGILNMKKLFDLSNSLNLQTVISSRLEHSINIYWSNKIKNAFDFIDLNFEHYIK from the coding sequence ATGAATAAAAGAAAAAGAGATGTCTATTATTGGCAGGAAAGAATTTTTTTAAAGAACATGGACGTACAATGGCAAGAAAGCACCGTTTTTAAAATTGCAGACGAAAAAGGTATCGAAGGAATAGGTGCAGCTACACCAAATAACTACTTCGGAGAAACCTTTAAAACTACAATGGCAGTTATCGAACACCTTAGGGATTTAATCGAAAATGAAAATGAAATAAATAAAATACAAAATGTTGAAGATAAAATGAGTAAAGCTATTAAAAGAGATAATGCAGCAAAAACGGTAGTAAATTTGGCAATTTGTGATTACATAAACAAAAAATATGGATTCGATATTGTCGACATTCTTTTTCCAGTTGATCAAAAAGAATTTCAAGAAAAACTTTTCAGAGTATTTTGGAAAGAAAATTTGAATATTACAGATATTATTGATAACTATTATAATAAAGATTATATATTGAAAATAGAATTTTTGGAAAAACCTACAATACAGGATTTTTTCAATCTTTCTCAAATTTTAATAGGAAAAAAAATCTGGCTTGACCTTAAAGGGTTATTTAATTTTCATGAATTGAATAAGATTTTGGAAATACTTAAAGATGTAAAAATTGTGTCTTTAGAGCAGCCTTTGGAAAGAAACAAAGAATCAAAAATAATGGGATTTTTAGAAAAATATCAAATATTTTGGGATGAATCAATAGAATCAGAAAATGATATTTTACGGTTATATAATATGTGTAATGGTGTGGTTTTGGATATAACAAAAGTCGGAGGTATTTTAAACATGAAAAAATTATTTGATTTATCAAATTCTTTAAACCTTCAAACTGTTATTTCTTCAAGATTAGAACATAGTATTAATATTTATTGGTCAAATAAAATCAAAAATGCTTTTGATTTTATTGATTTAAACTTTGAACATTATATTAAATAA